One window of the Thermococcus sp. P6 genome contains the following:
- a CDS encoding cyclic nucleotide-binding/CBS domain-containing protein, which translates to MDTKAPIKVYMTRKLIGVEPEDSVKRACEIMVEFDIGSLVVIENGKVVGFFTKSDLIRRVLIPGLPNTTPVKEIMTRELVTVDSNTPLGQVLDLMAKKGIKHMLIEEDGDIVGVFSLMDLLMASRRKLETAIAAE; encoded by the coding sequence ATGGACACGAAAGCCCCCATCAAGGTTTACATGACCCGGAAACTGATAGGGGTCGAGCCGGAGGACAGCGTGAAGCGGGCCTGCGAGATCATGGTGGAGTTCGACATAGGCTCCCTGGTCGTGATTGAGAACGGAAAGGTGGTTGGGTTCTTCACGAAGAGCGACCTGATAAGACGCGTCCTCATCCCCGGCCTGCCGAACACCACGCCCGTCAAGGAGATAATGACCCGGGAACTGGTAACCGTTGATTCAAACACCCCCCTCGGTCAGGTGCTCGACCTGATGGCCAAGAAGGGAATCAAACACATGCTCATCGAAGAGGATGGGGACATAGTGGGGGTATTCAGCCTGATGGATCTTCTCATGGCGAGCAGGAGAAAGCTTGAGACGGCCATAGCGGCGGAGTGA
- a CDS encoding 2-phosphoglycerate kinase yields the protein MIVVTDPERRTRLPFSRGILTRSLTLAGVDVGVAYSIATEIQKELAKGGHRLITTEDIRGLAYRKLLDHGLKEEARRYLFWRRFRRLRIPIILLLGGATGVGKSTIATELAFRLGIRSVIGTDTVREVMRKIITPELLPELHTSSFLAGVSSDGEGSPIIAGFKKQVEHVSVGVSAVLERAYREGFNAIIEGIHLVPGYLELGSNSFMYVITVDGRKDLEARFYDRERYSKRRAEYYIEHIDAIMEIQDFIVAKAREHGIPVIKNVELERTVNRIMEGVMERLMERIGDAIEV from the coding sequence ATGATAGTCGTCACCGATCCTGAGAGGAGAACTCGCCTGCCCTTCTCGAGGGGCATACTTACGCGCTCCCTAACGCTCGCAGGCGTTGACGTTGGCGTGGCTTACAGCATAGCAACCGAGATCCAGAAGGAACTGGCCAAAGGGGGACACAGGCTTATCACAACCGAGGATATAAGGGGGCTGGCCTATAGAAAACTCCTCGATCACGGCCTCAAAGAGGAGGCGAGGCGCTACCTCTTCTGGCGCCGGTTCAGGAGGCTCAGGATCCCGATAATCCTGCTTCTCGGGGGTGCAACGGGGGTGGGCAAGTCGACGATAGCAACGGAACTGGCTTTCCGTCTCGGCATAAGGAGCGTCATAGGGACCGACACCGTGAGGGAGGTAATGAGGAAGATAATCACGCCTGAACTGCTACCAGAGCTGCACACCTCATCGTTCCTTGCAGGAGTATCTAGCGACGGCGAAGGTTCCCCCATTATAGCCGGCTTTAAAAAGCAGGTGGAACACGTCTCGGTCGGCGTCTCCGCGGTTCTCGAAAGGGCCTACCGCGAGGGCTTTAACGCCATAATCGAGGGCATACACCTCGTCCCGGGCTACCTCGAGCTTGGGAGCAACAGCTTCATGTACGTCATAACTGTGGACGGAAGAAAGGATCTGGAAGCCCGGTTCTACGATAGAGAACGCTACAGTAAACGAAGGGCGGAATACTACATTGAACACATTGATGCGATAATGGAGATACAGGATTTCATCGTTGCAAAAGCAAGGGAACACGGGATCCCGGTCATAAAAAACGTTGAGCTCGAGAGGACAGTTAACAGGATAATGGAAGGGGTGATGGAGCGCCTCATGGAGCGTATCGGAGACGCTATAGAGGTTTAA
- a CDS encoding MBL fold metallo-hydrolase encodes MGLRKLGDSAYLYPGSPSTFVRVFEGRAVIVDPGHGSGRHRDLKREVKKLGVGIELQLATHGHADHVAVAPRLEAPLLLHRFEFSIAESPLNRELLTFGSKAPEGFLVFQFQDEVKVHGIFEWGDEINGLKALRLDGHSPGMTGFLDGENGVIYAGDAFFGERVIESVGVPYLVEPGLFKASIEKLRNYAEKGFLLVPSHGKPVKGEEAVELLDLNARRIGEVERLIPELLRKPMSLDELAFRIMQSYDVKPTPQKLALNLVPLRAFVATLYNEGKIEAFVDRGLKWRTSE; translated from the coding sequence ATGGGGCTTAGAAAACTGGGTGATTCCGCCTATCTCTATCCGGGGAGCCCTTCGACCTTTGTGAGGGTTTTTGAGGGGAGGGCCGTGATAGTTGACCCCGGTCACGGGAGCGGAAGGCACAGGGACCTGAAAAGGGAAGTTAAAAAGCTTGGGGTTGGAATAGAACTGCAACTGGCAACCCACGGGCACGCGGATCACGTTGCCGTGGCCCCCCGCTTGGAGGCTCCGCTTCTGCTTCATCGCTTTGAGTTCTCCATAGCCGAGAGCCCCCTTAACAGGGAGCTGCTTACCTTCGGCTCAAAAGCGCCCGAGGGGTTCCTCGTCTTTCAGTTTCAGGATGAGGTCAAAGTCCACGGGATCTTCGAATGGGGAGATGAGATAAATGGTCTGAAGGCCCTAAGGCTGGACGGCCATTCCCCGGGCATGACGGGCTTTCTTGACGGGGAGAACGGTGTGATATACGCGGGCGACGCCTTTTTCGGGGAGAGGGTCATCGAAAGTGTCGGAGTTCCCTACCTCGTTGAGCCGGGGCTGTTTAAAGCTTCGATTGAGAAACTGCGGAACTACGCTGAAAAGGGTTTTCTGCTCGTTCCCTCCCACGGAAAGCCCGTGAAGGGGGAGGAAGCTGTTGAACTGCTCGATCTCAACGCAAGACGCATCGGAGAGGTTGAAAGGCTGATACCAGAGCTCCTCAGGAAGCCAATGAGCCTTGACGAGCTGGCCTTCAGGATTATGCAGAGCTACGATGTGAAACCCACGCCACAGAAGCTTGCACTGAATCTCGTTCCCCTGAGGGCCTTTGTGGCAACGCTCTACAACGAGGGAAAAATCGAGGCTTTCGTGGATAGGGGGTTGAAATGGAGAACCTCTGAGTGA
- the for gene encoding tungsten-containing formaldehyde ferredoxin oxidoreductase — protein MKGWWGRILRVDLTSGKIWVQEYPEEVAKNFIGGRGLAAWILWNEAKNVDPLGPDNKLVFASGPFNGLPTPSGGKMVVAAKSPLTGGYGDGNLGTMATVHLRKAGYDAIVVEGKAKKPVYLYIEDDDVAILSAEGLWGKTTFETERELKKIHGKNVGVLSIGPAGENLVKYAVVISQEGRAAGRPGMGAVMGSKKLKAVVIKGTKEIPVADKEKLRKLSQEAYNEILNSPGYPFWKRQGTMAAVEWTNENSALPTRNFSDGSFEFARSIDGYTMEGMKVKQRGCPYCNMPCGNVVLDAEGLESELDYENVALLGANLGIGKLNEVSVLNRIADEMGMDTISLGGSLAFVMEAGEKGLIKEDAPEFGDFKKAKQLALDIAYRRGELGNFAAEGVKAMSEKLNAKDFAMHVKGLEVSGYNCFIYPAMALAYGTSSIGAHHKEAWVIAWEIGTAPIEGEKAQKVEYKITYGPEKAAKVIELQRLRGGLFEMLSACRLPWVEVGLSIDYYPKLIEAITGVKYTWDDLYKAADRVYALIRAYWVREFNGNWDRKMDYPPERWFKEGLKSGPHRGQHLEKDKYDELLSEYYKLRGWDERGIPKRETLKELGLDFVVPELEKVTKLE, from the coding sequence ATGAAAGGATGGTGGGGGCGGATTCTCAGGGTCGACCTGACCAGTGGCAAGATTTGGGTGCAGGAGTACCCCGAAGAGGTGGCCAAAAACTTCATAGGTGGCAGGGGTCTGGCCGCCTGGATCCTCTGGAACGAGGCTAAGAACGTTGATCCGCTCGGCCCGGATAACAAGCTCGTCTTTGCTTCGGGTCCCTTCAACGGTCTGCCAACCCCAAGCGGGGGCAAGATGGTGGTAGCTGCAAAAAGCCCGCTCACGGGTGGTTACGGCGATGGCAACCTCGGTACCATGGCAACGGTCCATCTGAGGAAGGCCGGTTATGACGCTATTGTAGTTGAAGGAAAGGCCAAAAAACCGGTTTACCTTTACATCGAGGACGATGATGTCGCTATTTTGAGCGCCGAGGGTCTGTGGGGCAAAACGACCTTCGAGACCGAGAGGGAGCTCAAGAAGATACACGGAAAGAACGTGGGCGTTCTGAGTATCGGCCCGGCTGGAGAGAACCTCGTTAAGTACGCGGTGGTGATCTCACAGGAGGGTAGGGCCGCTGGAAGGCCCGGTATGGGTGCGGTAATGGGAAGCAAGAAGCTCAAAGCCGTCGTTATAAAAGGTACTAAAGAAATTCCAGTTGCAGATAAGGAAAAACTCAGAAAGCTCTCACAGGAAGCCTACAACGAGATACTCAACTCACCCGGCTATCCCTTCTGGAAGAGGCAGGGAACGATGGCGGCCGTGGAGTGGACCAACGAGAACTCGGCGCTCCCGACGAGGAACTTCAGCGATGGTTCCTTTGAGTTCGCCCGCTCGATAGACGGCTACACTATGGAGGGAATGAAGGTCAAGCAGCGCGGGTGCCCCTACTGTAACATGCCCTGTGGAAACGTCGTCCTCGATGCCGAGGGGCTTGAGAGCGAGCTCGACTACGAGAACGTTGCCCTGCTGGGAGCCAACCTGGGCATTGGAAAGCTCAACGAGGTTTCGGTCCTCAACAGGATAGCGGATGAGATGGGTATGGACACGATATCCCTTGGCGGCTCGCTGGCGTTCGTAATGGAAGCCGGGGAGAAGGGCCTCATCAAGGAAGACGCTCCCGAATTCGGGGACTTCAAGAAGGCGAAGCAGCTCGCCCTAGACATAGCGTACCGCAGGGGAGAGCTCGGAAACTTCGCAGCTGAAGGCGTCAAGGCCATGAGCGAGAAGCTTAACGCTAAGGACTTCGCGATGCACGTGAAGGGCCTCGAAGTGAGCGGTTACAACTGCTTCATCTATCCGGCAATGGCCCTCGCCTACGGAACCAGCTCCATCGGAGCGCACCACAAGGAAGCGTGGGTCATCGCATGGGAGATAGGAACCGCCCCCATAGAGGGTGAAAAGGCCCAGAAAGTCGAATACAAGATCACCTACGGTCCGGAGAAGGCCGCAAAGGTCATCGAGCTTCAGAGACTCAGGGGCGGGCTCTTCGAGATGCTAAGCGCGTGCAGGCTCCCGTGGGTTGAGGTTGGGCTCAGCATAGACTACTATCCGAAGCTCATTGAGGCCATCACCGGCGTCAAATACACATGGGACGACCTCTACAAAGCCGCCGACAGGGTTTACGCCCTCATAAGGGCCTACTGGGTCAGGGAGTTCAACGGCAACTGGGACAGGAAGATGGACTATCCGCCCGAGAGGTGGTTCAAAGAGGGACTCAAGAGCGGGCCCCACAGGGGACAGCACCTTGAAAAGGATAAGTACGACGAACTGCTCAGCGAGTACTACAAACTTAGAGGCTGGGACGAGCGCGGGATCCCGAAGAGGGAGACGCTTAAGGAGCTCGGTCTCGACTTCGTTGTTCCAGAACTTGAGAAGGTCACGAAGCTCGAGTGA
- a CDS encoding class II glutamine amidotransferase — protein sequence MCRILFATGEGRAVIPLLEGLVRASGNDPYKEKRGKGREHRDGWGYLLIKNGSVRHYRSMTPLFKDGDALETLRGELHGFVTLMVHARAASQGSKDLFNVQPLAFSSRHGFTFWLIHNGDLDKSRIMNLAELDAEELERASDTYAFATYLCRRLQNPTPEELLLHYRRGAEATRSLFNTAGIFHLSSGDFVAFLTAKMGDNYIRDPLSYDYGKLLLLRRENLFAVASSTVGLYYRAEYDVVPNNTAFYVRIGRESFYVKSLHL from the coding sequence ATGTGCAGGATACTCTTTGCGACGGGTGAGGGCAGGGCAGTTATTCCCCTGCTCGAGGGGCTCGTTAGGGCCTCCGGGAACGATCCGTACAAGGAAAAACGGGGTAAGGGAAGGGAGCATCGGGACGGCTGGGGCTACCTCCTGATTAAAAACGGAAGTGTGAGGCACTACAGGTCCATGACGCCCCTTTTCAAGGACGGGGATGCCCTTGAAACCCTCAGGGGGGAACTCCATGGGTTTGTGACCCTCATGGTGCATGCACGGGCTGCCTCGCAGGGTTCGAAGGATCTCTTCAACGTTCAGCCACTGGCCTTCTCCTCGAGGCACGGCTTCACCTTCTGGCTCATCCACAACGGTGACCTCGACAAATCCAGAATAATGAACCTCGCGGAGCTCGATGCTGAAGAGCTCGAAAGGGCATCAGATACTTACGCCTTCGCGACCTACCTGTGCAGGAGGCTCCAAAACCCAACCCCGGAGGAGCTGCTGCTCCACTACAGAAGGGGGGCGGAAGCAACGAGGTCCCTCTTCAACACTGCGGGCATTTTTCACCTCTCCAGCGGGGATTTCGTGGCTTTCTTAACCGCGAAGATGGGCGATAACTACATCAGGGATCCTTTGAGCTATGACTACGGTAAGCTACTCCTTCTCAGGAGGGAGAACCTCTTCGCCGTGGCATCTTCAACGGTGGGGCTCTACTACAGGGCCGAATACGACGTCGTGCCGAACAACACGGCCTTTTACGTCCGCATCGGAAGGGAATCCTTTTACGTCAAAAGTCTGCACCTGTGA
- a CDS encoding 2,3-diphosphoglycerate synthetase: MGGRLVLIDGEHYPDVVAWAVGKLEDVCCALFLGGSEKIGSVRDIEEKLDLKVYHGSDYVSSLERALREEDVTEVVDLSDEPVLNYEDRFAIASICMLHGVPYRGADFYFRPKPLKTLKKPSLAIIGTGKRVGKTAVSGFIARTLKEIAKPVIVTMGRGGPERPEIVEGDRFEITPEFLLKLAEEGRHAASDHFEDALTARVTTVGCRRCGGGMAGFSFFDVIDDGVRIAESLPNDLVILEGSGATFPAYRADGYVLVTGARQKLDFIKGYFGPFRVRLADLVVVTMADSVGEDRLRALEEVVESINPEAEVHLTAFRPRPLGEVSGKRLGLVMTSRDALPKAGKWLEGMGAEVVASSPNLSRRDALMRDLRSFEGVDAVAVELKAAAVDVVTRWALERGLEVIYLDNEPVNVDGKDLKTAVLKLGRSILEGGG; encoded by the coding sequence ATGGGGGGAAGGCTGGTGCTCATAGACGGGGAGCACTATCCGGACGTCGTCGCATGGGCCGTCGGAAAGCTGGAGGATGTATGCTGTGCCCTTTTCCTCGGTGGAAGCGAGAAGATCGGGAGCGTGAGGGACATAGAGGAAAAACTTGATCTGAAGGTTTATCACGGGAGCGATTACGTTTCTTCCCTTGAAAGGGCCCTGAGGGAGGAGGACGTAACCGAGGTTGTGGATCTGAGCGACGAGCCTGTGCTTAACTATGAGGACCGCTTTGCCATCGCCTCCATCTGCATGCTCCACGGCGTTCCCTACAGGGGGGCCGACTTTTACTTCCGTCCAAAGCCCCTTAAAACCCTGAAGAAGCCCTCTCTGGCGATCATCGGAACGGGGAAAAGGGTGGGAAAAACCGCCGTCAGCGGGTTCATAGCGAGGACGCTTAAGGAGATAGCCAAGCCGGTGATAGTCACCATGGGCAGGGGAGGTCCGGAAAGGCCCGAGATCGTTGAGGGGGATAGGTTCGAGATAACGCCCGAATTTCTCCTGAAGCTCGCAGAGGAGGGAAGGCACGCGGCTTCAGACCACTTCGAGGATGCCCTAACCGCGAGGGTAACCACGGTGGGCTGTCGCAGGTGCGGCGGGGGGATGGCCGGGTTTTCCTTCTTCGATGTGATCGACGACGGGGTGAGGATCGCCGAGAGCCTGCCCAACGATCTCGTCATCCTCGAGGGAAGCGGAGCAACCTTCCCCGCTTACAGGGCGGACGGTTACGTCCTCGTAACCGGCGCGAGGCAGAAGCTCGACTTCATAAAGGGTTACTTCGGGCCGTTCAGGGTTAGGCTGGCAGATTTGGTCGTGGTTACGATGGCCGATTCCGTCGGTGAGGATCGCCTGAGGGCTCTGGAGGAGGTTGTAGAGTCGATAAACCCGGAGGCGGAGGTTCATCTCACGGCCTTCCGTCCGAGACCCCTTGGAGAGGTATCCGGAAAGAGACTCGGCCTCGTCATGACGTCCCGGGACGCCCTCCCGAAGGCAGGTAAATGGCTCGAGGGGATGGGCGCCGAGGTGGTGGCATCCTCGCCAAACCTGTCCCGGAGGGATGCCCTTATGAGGGATCTGAGGTCCTTCGAGGGCGTGGATGCGGTCGCGGTTGAGCTCAAGGCTGCGGCCGTTGACGTGGTTACGAGGTGGGCGCTGGAGAGGGGCCTCGAGGTGATATACCTCGACAACGAGCCCGTGAACGTGGACGGAAAGGACCTGAAAACGGCCGTTCTAAAGCTGGGACGTTCCATACTGGAGGGAGGGGGATGA
- the rpsJ gene encoding 30S ribosomal protein S10 has translation MQKARIKLASTNVKALNEVTQQIKEIADRTGVRMSGPIPLPTKRIRITTRKSPDGEGTATFDRFELRVHKRLVDIEADERAMRQIMRIRVPEDVTIEIELIS, from the coding sequence ATGCAGAAGGCAAGGATAAAACTTGCGAGCACCAACGTTAAGGCCCTTAATGAGGTCACCCAGCAGATCAAGGAGATAGCGGACAGGACCGGCGTAAGGATGAGCGGGCCCATACCCCTTCCAACCAAGAGAATCAGGATCACCACCAGAAAGAGCCCTGACGGAGAGGGAACGGCCACCTTCGACAGGTTCGAGCTCCGCGTTCACAAGAGACTCGTTGACATAGAGGCGGACGAAAGGGCCATGCGTCAGATCATGCGCATTCGCGTTCCTGAAGACGTTACCATCGAGATCGAGCTCATCTCGTGA
- a CDS encoding metallophosphoesterase, whose product MIRIAHISDTHITSESAYKGYAYDLIVNEINTGNFDFVIHTGDVTNQGLREEYERAAYELGKIKKPLVVVPGNHDVRNVGYALFEKFVGPLNGVFEFKDGVVIWVDSTIPDLSDGRLGGYKFRWLREKLEEYSDRKFKIVASHHHLVPLPDTGRERNVLFNAGDVLDLLLRHGVNLYTCGHKHVPNVYRIEDMVVDNAGCTSCRKTRKGDVNSYNIVTLHEDGRVEVRIKRVTGGQVVREHRPVKPKLFIPRGNRLLRIVQISESNVSDRIYFRRKVLENAIRTINERLKPDIVIHCGDVVDMGIERYYERAMEFYEMVRTEKLVVPGHNDITYLGYDLFSEYFGEPEVKERGKFTFIPVLSAQYETPIGVVGRMGQKKLARLLEEYRDSFTVVVMHHNVVPVPRSRDVGFLEDAGDVLRVITEGEANLVLTGHGGNSFGIKIEKTPIINAGSISWELHRNPYGNSFNIIDVYPDMVVAFEMQATWGSRRPIGMWKVKGPFKPL is encoded by the coding sequence ATGATAAGGATAGCCCACATAAGCGATACCCATATAACGAGCGAGAGCGCCTACAAGGGGTACGCCTACGACCTGATAGTCAACGAGATAAACACCGGGAACTTCGACTTCGTGATACACACCGGTGATGTCACCAATCAGGGGCTCCGCGAGGAGTACGAGAGAGCAGCTTACGAACTCGGGAAGATCAAAAAACCCCTCGTTGTGGTTCCCGGCAACCACGACGTCAGGAACGTGGGTTACGCCCTCTTCGAGAAGTTCGTGGGGCCGCTGAACGGTGTCTTCGAGTTTAAAGACGGAGTGGTTATATGGGTGGACTCCACCATCCCGGACCTGAGCGACGGAAGACTGGGCGGTTACAAGTTCAGATGGCTCAGGGAGAAGCTGGAGGAGTACTCGGACAGGAAGTTCAAGATAGTGGCCTCCCACCACCACCTCGTGCCCCTTCCGGACACCGGCAGGGAAAGGAACGTGCTCTTCAACGCGGGCGACGTCCTCGATCTGCTCCTCAGACACGGCGTGAACCTCTACACCTGCGGTCACAAGCACGTGCCCAACGTTTACAGGATAGAGGACATGGTGGTTGACAACGCCGGTTGCACCTCCTGCAGAAAGACCCGCAAGGGCGATGTGAACAGCTACAACATCGTAACCCTCCATGAAGATGGACGGGTGGAGGTTAGGATAAAGAGGGTTACGGGAGGGCAAGTGGTCCGGGAGCACAGGCCGGTAAAGCCGAAGCTCTTCATTCCAAGGGGAAATCGCCTCCTCAGGATAGTTCAGATAAGCGAGAGCAACGTTTCGGACAGGATTTATTTCAGGAGAAAGGTGCTTGAAAACGCCATCAGGACCATAAACGAAAGGCTGAAGCCGGACATAGTGATCCACTGCGGTGACGTCGTTGACATGGGGATAGAACGCTACTACGAAAGGGCCATGGAGTTCTACGAGATGGTAAGGACGGAAAAGCTCGTCGTTCCCGGCCACAACGACATAACCTATCTCGGCTACGACCTTTTCTCCGAGTACTTCGGCGAACCCGAGGTAAAGGAAAGGGGGAAATTCACGTTTATTCCCGTGCTGAGTGCCCAGTACGAGACGCCCATAGGGGTCGTGGGCAGGATGGGACAGAAAAAACTCGCCCGGCTCCTTGAAGAGTACAGGGACAGCTTTACCGTCGTGGTTATGCACCATAACGTGGTTCCCGTGCCGAGGAGCAGGGACGTGGGGTTCCTCGAGGATGCCGGGGACGTTCTCAGGGTTATAACAGAAGGTGAGGCCAACCTCGTCCTCACGGGCCACGGCGGTAACTCCTTCGGGATCAAAATCGAGAAAACGCCAATCATCAACGCCGGTTCGATAAGCTGGGAACTCCACAGGAACCCCTACGGAAACAGCTTCAACATCATAGACGTCTACCCGGACATGGTGGTGGCCTTCGAGATGCAGGCCACGTGGGGATCGAGAAGGCCCATCGGGATGTGGAAGGTAAAGGGGCCCTTTAAACCTCTATAG
- a CDS encoding class I SAM-dependent methyltransferase family protein, whose protein sequence is MPGTQLIKPRIREILSEDLTPELLDMLPKHWVRIGDVLILPLRPELEPYKERIAEVYARVLNVKTVVRKGRIKGEFRETNYEVLYGNDTVTTHVENGVKYRLDVARIMFSPANVRERIRMAGVAKPGELVVDMFAGVGHLSLPMAVHGKARVVALEKSPYTFRFLVENIELNRVRDRMTAYNIDNRDFPGENIADRVLMGYVVKTHEFIPKALSIVRDGGIIHYHNTVPAKLMPEEPFGTFRRVAEEHGYRVEKLNELVIKRYAPGVWHVVVDVRVFRE, encoded by the coding sequence ATGCCGGGTACACAGCTGATAAAACCCCGCATAAGGGAGATACTTTCAGAGGATCTTACGCCGGAGCTCTTGGATATGCTTCCAAAACACTGGGTTCGGATAGGTGACGTGCTCATTCTGCCTTTAAGGCCGGAGCTGGAGCCCTACAAAGAACGCATCGCGGAAGTTTACGCCCGGGTTCTCAACGTTAAAACCGTGGTGAGAAAGGGACGAATAAAGGGCGAGTTCAGGGAGACCAACTACGAGGTGCTCTACGGGAACGACACCGTAACCACACACGTGGAGAATGGAGTGAAGTACAGGCTCGACGTTGCGAGGATAATGTTCTCCCCCGCCAACGTCAGGGAGAGGATAAGGATGGCGGGCGTGGCGAAGCCCGGCGAGCTGGTGGTGGACATGTTCGCCGGCGTGGGGCACCTGAGCCTTCCGATGGCAGTTCACGGAAAAGCCCGCGTTGTGGCCCTTGAGAAGAGCCCCTACACCTTCCGATTTCTGGTCGAGAACATCGAGCTGAACCGGGTTCGGGACAGGATGACGGCCTACAACATCGATAACCGGGACTTCCCGGGCGAGAACATAGCCGACAGGGTGCTCATGGGTTACGTGGTGAAAACCCACGAGTTCATACCCAAGGCCCTGAGCATAGTCAGGGATGGGGGAATCATACATTACCACAACACGGTTCCCGCGAAGCTGATGCCGGAGGAACCCTTTGGGACCTTCCGGAGGGTGGCTGAGGAACACGGCTACAGGGTCGAGAAGCTCAACGAACTGGTCATCAAGCGCTACGCTCCCGGGGTATGGCACGTGGTGGTGGATGTTAGGGTTTTCAGGGAATGA
- a CDS encoding MoaD/ThiS family protein has product MVRIKLMGAFAHLARAREIEVRIDAPKRVDEILEEVIPRYREFRDKIIMINGHPARGDAEVEDKDEIKVMPVLSGG; this is encoded by the coding sequence ATGGTGAGGATTAAGCTCATGGGAGCTTTCGCACACCTCGCAAGGGCGAGGGAAATCGAGGTCAGGATCGATGCCCCCAAAAGGGTCGATGAGATTCTGGAGGAGGTTATCCCGAGGTATCGTGAGTTCCGCGATAAGATCATCATGATCAACGGCCACCCGGCGAGGGGCGATGCCGAGGTTGAGGATAAAGACGAGATCAAGGTGATGCCCGTTCTGAGCGGGGGATGA
- the cas4 gene encoding CRISPR-associated protein Cas4, translating to MSTDENDGFLEFYASEALTCPRRIYFRLKGYPERWPDFVRVRLKQGINTHNLLGEILQKRFGFELEKHMVLRSRRLGLEIHGRVDAIGDFPIEIKGKTSLPKGPYDYHLAQLNIYLRWAEAEYGYLYYIKLHEEPMKVIGKIDFSRFPIVEGPNFRAFEVPYDGKLFRETLRHFYSVKRAYERGKPPKGWNNYACRFCPYRYLCYPDGG from the coding sequence ATGTCCACCGACGAAAACGACGGATTCCTCGAGTTCTACGCCAGCGAAGCGTTGACCTGTCCGAGGAGGATATACTTCCGCCTCAAGGGTTATCCCGAGAGATGGCCAGACTTCGTGAGGGTGAGGCTCAAACAGGGGATAAACACACACAACCTCCTCGGTGAGATCCTGCAGAAGAGGTTCGGGTTTGAGCTCGAGAAACACATGGTGCTTCGATCGCGGAGGCTCGGCCTTGAGATACACGGTAGGGTCGACGCCATAGGAGATTTTCCGATAGAGATAAAGGGTAAGACGAGCCTTCCGAAGGGCCCCTACGACTACCATCTGGCACAGCTCAACATCTACCTCCGGTGGGCGGAGGCAGAGTACGGTTACCTCTACTACATCAAGCTCCACGAGGAGCCCATGAAGGTAATAGGGAAGATCGATTTCTCGCGCTTCCCCATAGTTGAGGGGCCGAACTTCAGGGCCTTCGAAGTTCCCTACGACGGGAAGCTGTTCAGGGAGACCCTCAGGCATTTCTACTCGGTCAAGCGTGCCTACGAGAGGGGAAAGCCCCCGAAGGGCTGGAACAACTACGCGTGCAGGTTCTGCCCCTACAGGTACCTCTGCTATCCTGATGGAGGATAG